In a genomic window of Comamonadaceae bacterium OTU4NAUVB1:
- the hpnD gene encoding presqualene diphosphate synthase HpnD gives MNPDQYVQDKAAASGSSFYYAFLFLPKPRRAAITAFYAFCREIDDVVDEVRDPGVAATKLAWWRTEIAQSFAGQPHHPVMQALMPLTAEHGIEAAQLQQIVDGCQMDLDQTRYLDFHALRRYCHLVAGVVGEVAARIFGQTDARTTEYAHQLGLALQLTNIIRDVGEDALRGRIYLPVNELQQFDVKAHEVLNRVHSERFVALMRFQAGRAHEAYDAALALLPAADRRSQKPGLMMASIYRTLLREIERDDFQVLNQRVSLTPVRKFWLAWQVQALGRL, from the coding sequence ATGAATCCCGACCAGTACGTGCAGGACAAGGCGGCCGCCTCGGGCAGCAGCTTCTATTACGCGTTCCTGTTCCTGCCCAAGCCGCGCCGTGCCGCGATCACCGCTTTCTACGCCTTCTGCCGCGAGATCGACGACGTGGTCGACGAAGTGCGCGACCCGGGCGTGGCCGCCACCAAGCTCGCCTGGTGGCGCACCGAGATCGCCCAGTCCTTCGCCGGCCAGCCGCACCACCCGGTGATGCAGGCGCTCATGCCGCTGACCGCCGAGCACGGCATCGAGGCCGCGCAACTCCAGCAGATCGTCGACGGCTGCCAGATGGACCTCGACCAGACGCGCTACCTCGACTTCCATGCGCTGCGACGCTACTGCCACCTGGTGGCCGGGGTGGTGGGCGAAGTGGCGGCGCGCATCTTCGGCCAGACCGACGCGCGCACCACCGAGTACGCGCACCAGCTCGGCCTCGCGCTGCAGCTGACCAACATCATCCGCGACGTCGGCGAGGACGCCCTGCGCGGGCGCATCTACCTGCCGGTCAACGAACTCCAGCAGTTCGACGTCAAGGCGCACGAGGTGCTCAACCGCGTGCATTCGGAACGCTTCGTGGCGCTCATGAGGTTCCAGGCCGGACGCGCCCACGAGGCCTACGACGCGGCACTCGCGTTGCTGCCGGCGGCCGACCGGCGCAGCCAGAAGCCCGGCCTGATGATGGCCAGCATCTATCGCACCCTGCTGCGCGAGATCGAACGCGACGACTTCCAGGTGCTCAACCAGCGCGTGAGCCTCACCCCG